The Branchiostoma lanceolatum isolate klBraLanc5 chromosome 3, klBraLanc5.hap2, whole genome shotgun sequence DNA segment tatataagtAGAATATAATGCTACAACACGACCCTAAGAAGTTAACATATATAACAAATGGTTCTGTGACTAAGAATCTTTCCTAATAAGGGAATCCTATGGTACATGGTCGTGTGAGTTTGCAAAATTATCCAATTCCTCATTATAGTGTCCATCACTAGCACTGTGTGCATGGCAGACTCCATCCAGGCACCCCAGGCCATGATAAAAAGATGCCCATTAAGAAGAAAAATTGTCCCAAAATACCCAAATGCTAAATGATGACAACTCACACGGCCATGTACTATAGGACTCCCTTATTAGGAAAGATTCTTAGTCACAGAACCATTTGTTTGGAGTCCCCAAAGCTCTTCAATAGAGTTGATCTAAATAAGGAAGGGTCAACGAAGAGGGATCTAGCATGTGTACTGTTGTTAACATGATAATAGCCTTGTAAACATGGccaatacagtacagtacattgtgaaCTGTCAAGTAGTCAGTATGCAGGATCCCTGCCAACTTGTGCCAACAACAAGTCACATGAAAGACATCATGTAACCAAAATGCTAAAGCTCTATGAAAGACTAGCATAACGCTGCAATTTTTCACTTGTTTGAGTGAATTTTAGGGATCTTTATGGGTGATAAACCAGTTACCTCTGACATGCATTTGAAAATATGGCTGATGTCTTTTGGTTAGCATTCATTTGCTGGCACATACTGCTTGTCAAATACACCAAACACATTTGAATTTTATTCTTGTTCTTGAATGAACCATTCACACTTaaatacatatactgtacaggtAAATAGAACCTGGTACATAGTTGTTATGATATGTCTTATAGATTACAGAATCTCTTGGAATAAGGGTCTCCCAAGATTTTACCTTTAAGTTTGACACATCCATGTTTTTCATGGCCATACTTATCAATTAGAGTCAGTGTTTGCCAGAATTTAAGAAGTGTATAGTCAACATCGTCTCTCAAGATAATAGGCGACAAAGCAGGGGTTCCAGCCAAGGACATGTATACTGCTATCATGTATTCTACATATGGAAGATGTAGTTCAGTTAAGCAGGTATGCGTAGTGATTTCTGTACAAAAGTTGGTAAGTCTGAAGTACAGACCATGGGTCTTGAATTGATGATCACATGTTGTTTGGTATGTGCCTATCTTATCAAGTGTTGTTTGTCACACAGCTGTCTATCAGTAGAGCAAACAGTGATAGCTGCTTTGGGTTGTCATGTGCCTGATTATGATACTTGCAATCCTGTCCAATTTTGAGAATTTCCCTCAAAACATTTTGGACTACACAATAAAGGACCATTTGTATGAAGCAGAATGCAGTTGATAAAAGTCAAATTTGGAAAATTCTGTAGAACCAAAGAAGAACAAGATACAATAAAAGTCATTTCAATAATTGATTGGAACAATAGGTCAAAGTTCACAGTTGTTTGCTGTGCTGAAGTAAAGGTGACAATAATATTGATTATATGGGGGCATTGTCAGGTGAATGTTTCAGGTTCTATTGTCATTCACTTCCAATCAAAAGATGactattgtatatgtgtatgattTGAACTGTTGGAACCATTTGTGCTACACAAAAGCATCCAGCCGCATGATTTGGTAATGTTTGTGTCAGACGACCCTTTTAAAACAATTTAATAGAACAAGTCAGTTTTACTGAACATATGTTGCTAGGGTACCATTGACCATGTTTGAAGTATAAAGACATGGATTCCAGATGTACTGTTTGTGAAGTCAATCCAGTCAAATGGTCCCAGCCCCACTGCTTATTGCTTGAACATTCCAGAAAGAGCAAGCAGATTAGACACGTATGTATATGTGGCATGGCTTAACCCCTGACAATGTGTTTTCTTGTTCTATTTATTCTGACTCTCTTACTGGAATGTAACAAACTTGGGACATAAATTTACTGCTAGTATTAATAGTGCTCCAAGTGAAAGTCCACAACCcatatacatcatgtacatactCTTGTTATCCAATGCTTGAAGTCTGTCTGAAGTCCATGGTCAAAGCCACATATGGATTCAATGGGTTACATTTTACTTTTACATGCCCTAGACAAAGCAAGCCATACAAAAGAAATTATTTGTTTGAGTTACAGTGAACAGTGGGACCTTAGTTGTTTGTTCTATGCATGCCAGCAAGAGATCAATTTTTTCTAACTGCTGATAAAGCTTATACCTTTTTTGGGAGGAGGGTCTTTAAAAAGTTTAATTTAAGTTCATATAGTGTTGTGATCTGTGCCATAGATTTATGTAATGTAGTGATTGGAAGATCTGAAATACATGTTGCtaaaaagtactagtatgtagaaAACAGTGGAggtgtctgtttatttgttgacCTATTGAAGTTTGATCTCAGAGGGAACAATGActagatactacatgtactgtacatgttgatCACATCTCACTTTCCCCTTCTGATCGCCCAAACTGACTGGGCTGAGAAACTCAGCCTTTCAAGGCTGACTAAGAAATGTTGTGAAAGTTGATACACCCCTGGCCTCCAACCACCCAGACACAAAGCCTCTTGTCACACAGAGCTGGTTCACTGTATTTACCTGGTGCAGAATGGCAGCTGCATAGTTCTGCCTGTTAGGCACTAAAACACAGTGTATAATGTTTCTCACAAAGAGAATATGTGAAGTAATCTTCATTTGTAAGTTGTGTTGGAAATATCATTACCTTCTAATCGtcctattttgtatttcattagtAATCTAGAATCATGACAGGTATATCTACTTTTCAAGATAAAGCAGCTTTACAGAAGCTACAAACCTAGAGAGTCATTTGATATGATATCTTACATGTGCAGTACTTAAATTAACCTTTTTTGCTATCTAAGGGTCAAATGTTTGATCCATGTTTTCTGTTACAAAGGATGTGAAAACTTTTATCTGTTTTGGCAAACATTCAAACTGTTGTGTCTTCATCATTGTATCTGTTGATCACCGTTTCCTGTTTTTCGTGCCGGGATGGACTTGTTCGTTCAAAGGTCTCGTTCAAAGTACATTTCGTCAGCCTTAACATTTGTTCCCTGGACAGGAATTGGAAAACTTTTTTGCCTATCAGTCTGTTACATTCTGATGCCAGATTAAGGATGTATAATTATGCATGGAATCCTAAGCGTTACTAAGACTGTGCAgtgtttatttttgctgtctCATTTCATTGTGCCATCTCAAGTGCTTTTCAATTGGTAAATCTGTCTAAACAACAAGGTTCTTGCATACAGGTCTGAATCAAATAGCATGCACAATTTATCTTACAAAGAGTGCTGGTTAAGCTACTGGACTTAGACACCAGCCATGTGTATGCCTTACGATGTGAAAAATGTTCATTCTTTCCCAGGTTTCAGCATGGAGCCAGGCAGCTATGTCCGTGTTCTGTTTGATTTTGAGACCTACGAGCCAGGAGAACTGTCCCTCCGGACGGGCGATGTGGTCCGAGTGGTGCGACAGGTCAACCAGGACTGGCTGAAAGGGGAACTGGACAACATGTCAGGTAGGAAGACATGTCACATTAGCAGTGTATAAATCATTATCTCCATCCGTTTGCAACTTGTGTAGTGACCCTCCAAGGATTCTGCACGTCCTCTCTTCTGCAAGAATGGGCCATTGCATTTGTGGTTTAGCCCATCCATATTCAGATGTATGTGCACTTCCATCGGAGAGAAATTTGAACTTTAAGGATAGTTTGAGCCTACTGGACACAAGTTGGTTTAACCTTTTAAGCAACATTATTGATTCTGGCCTCAAGCCCAAACCtttcatatttcttttaaaGCCTTGAAGCCAtgatttacaagttctttcttGCAGGTAACTTCCCAAGTAACTTTGTGGAACAAGTCCCTGTGCCTGCTGTCAGACCTGGGCAGAGACTGGCAGTTGGAGTAGAAGACTTCCCTGCTCAACAAGATGGAGACTTAGACATTAGAAAAGGTACATGATAGGTATTTCTGCCATCTCAGTAAGCATTTTCAGTATGATGATACTGGCTTGTGAGAATTTTCTTCATGCAATTCTACTTTTTGTTCTGTCCAATGTAAAAGCTGATGTGATCATAATGATATGACATTCCTGCAAGGCCAAAACATATGGAAATTGCAAATATGTCAAGTTGATCTTTACAGTTTGTTTACATCTGTCCTAAATGGTCCTAGCATCTTTGTGTACTACATATATGATCCTTTTTACTAAATAGAACCAAGGCATTAATCCACTGATCACTCAAACCTGTGCATAAaacatgtttctgtttttttttgcagggGAAATAATTCTGATAACAGAAGATATAGATGGGAACTGGTATCGAGGGGAGTCTGGAAACAAAACAGGCatctttccttctctcttctgCAAGGACCTCCCTGCCCCCAGATCTCAGGATAGTGCCATCCCTGCAGAAAAGGCAGAAGGCGTCCTTGGTCAGGCAGAGGTTTTACAGGACCTGCAAGCCCAGTTGGATGAGGAGTTAACACTGTACCAGGGAGACATTGTCAACATCACTAGAGTAGTGGACCAGGACTGGTATGAAGGGGAATTAGCCGGCAGGTCTGGAATTTTCCCTTCAGCTTTTGTGAAACTTTTAGCACAACTGAAGGGACAGACACAGAGTATAGTAGACAATTTGCCCTCAGATGATTCAGATTCAGAATCTGAGGATGAGGATGAGATGCCGTGTGCCAGGGCAATCTTCCCATTCCAGGGTAAAGACAGCACAGAACTGACATTCAAGGAGGGTGACAAGATCACATTGTTGAACAGATATGACGAGGATTGGATAGAGGGGGAGCTTGATGGAGATATAGGAATTTTCCCAGCAACCTTTGTGGAGATAATCATTGATCTGCCTCGATTTGATGACGATGGGAACGAGATTACCCAGGATGCTCTGCAGGCAGGGCACGCTGGGACATCCCACGGTACATTGCAAACTGGTGATATGAAGAGCCAAAAGGAAACTGTTAGAATGTCAGAAGGTGGGCAGCCTTCAGTTCATGACCCCTATGCAGGGCAGACAGCACGTGCCTTGTTCAGATTCGATGCTGCAGAAAGGACAGACCTCCCTCTGGAGGAGGGAGAAACTGTCACAATCATCAGCAAGGTAGATGCAGACTGGTTTGAAGCCAAGAAGCCAACAGGTGAGAGTGGGCTTGTGCCTGTTGGCTATCTGGAAGTAGTAAAACCAGCCAGGGAAACAGGAGGGAAAGACGTCAACGACATCTCACAGCAAGACACAAATTCAGGGAAATATGCCAGGGCTTTGTTTGAGTTTGAAACCAGTGTAGAGGCAGATATCAGACTTGTCCCAGACAAATTGTATAGGATCATACGTGTGGTAGACAAGGATTGGATGGAGGTCCAAGATGAGGCTGGCCAGGTCGGTGTTTGCCCTGCATCCTACTTACAAATCATGGATGGCAGTGATCAGCAGGATCCTCGTCTGTCAGCCACTGTGGAAACACAACCAGAAATGGCAAGAACTGTGGAACAATCAAAGCCTGCAATAGAAGAGAGTAGGTCTCAGCTGGACAAGCCTAACAAGCCTGGGGTTAAACCTAAACCTGAGGTGAAACCTAAACCCCCTGTAGCATCAGGGAAGCCCACAGTTACGGCTGAAAAACCCTCAGGTAAGGTACTACATTGTAGACCCCCTGGTGGCAGGACAGGATGCCTGCAAATTGACTTTTCTGCcctgtttttttaaaatatatgTCTGTCCAGTTGTCTTACCATTCATATTTCTAAGACTTCATCTAAAACATATTACCACAGGATGCTTCAAATTGCAGATCATACTCATAGATACTGTGAAAAGTTTGTGTCCTTTGGAGTTTCCTTGTGTTACATTTTGAGCTACACATATGATGGGTTTCAGCatctatatgaaaaaaaatcatactcaTGCTCACTACTTACGTGATAATGTATATACTGCCTCAGTAGGCATGAATTAAGTAAGACATTACAATAACATTACTTAAGTAATGGTGTGCTGCTTGGCTCACATCTTCAGGCAGTTGCCAGAGTCTTAGCTTGACAAGGTACTGTTCCGCAGGGGTGAAGGTGTTGGACCAAAAGCCTATGCGAGCCACCGCTGCTGCTAGTCACGGCCCTTTTGCTGCTGTTCAGGCCAGCCTGGGGCCTTCCCGCATGAGCCTGGACTCTGACACATCAGGCTACAGCTCAGGGTACAGTCAGGAAGACCTGACAGGGCAGAGGCAGTCTGCCACGCTGCCTGGTACGTCTCGCTGATTCACAGCAGGGCTGGGTGTATGCCGCGGCGGGGAGGGGGGGACGCACAAATCATGGTTGTTGAAAATCTAAGAAGAATAGGCCCTCATCATTCATCAATTATACTGATGATTTATTCTGTCTTCATTCGTGTAAATAGATTGTCTTCTGACTATTTGACAAATAAGAGTTTGAGAAGTTCTGACCAAACAACCACCTGTTGTGTCttgaagtactagtatacattttacatttttgtcaGACGAAATCGCATTGTAGAAAACTGTTGTCCTGGTATGATAACATTGCTATCAAAGGACTAACTTTTTTGTCCTTTCTCTGCATCAATCTGTGCTATTGTGTAACCTGCTAATTCTGTTTTTTGCATGAACACAACCTATACAAGTGCATGCCCTTAACTCTTGATAACCACCACTTAACATGACATGCCATGATGACTCTAAAATATCTCACCTCTGCCTTGTTCTTCTTCCTCTGTACTGCCAGCTACTTGGAGGTCCAGACCTCGGCACACTTATGACTCCTCTGTTGACACTCTTATTAATCTGAACCTCATGCTCTTCTGTGAGTACTGTCGCTAACAACACTGTGGTTTGGcctaggtgtgtgtgtgttgtctcTTTCTGTACAGTGATGTGTGCAAGGAGGTGATTGCAAATGTGTAGCAtgctgtatggtttctggttaATTTTATGCAACTGGCCATTGCAAAAAACTGAGCTTCCATCACTAACACCTGTCTTTAACACCATTTGTACCATTTCTGTTAAAAGCTGTTTCAGTCATATTCATGGCATGAAGTACATGTGACATGTTGTAGAATTGATCctacattgctgttttttttataagatAGGCCTACACATAATGTTACTTGTAGAGTACATATTTTGCTAGATATTCTTCAGAACAATGTCAACAATACTGATCAAAGGCATTTTGCACCCAGGATTGAAATATGACAAAGAGGAATTTTTAGAAGTTGATATTTTGATGATGTGTACAAAAATCATACCTACTGATGAAGTGGTACTTATTTACTATGTGTCTGGTAAATAacaactttatattttttgttctgtctttcacacagttgtacattgtagttcaGGTAGGTTCtgatatgttttcttttaaaaccATCCTTTCTATACTTCTCTCAGCGGCCCAGTACACTTCACAACCCCAGGAACAGCACCCAGCTCCAGCCCCTGCAATACCATTTAGGAAAGCCCCTCCAAGGCCACAGCAGGTGCCACAGCCCCAGAGAAAGGTACCCCCACCCCGACCGGCTCAACCCAAGAGGCCCCCACCCCCTTCTCACGCCCGAAATGTGCAGAGGCCCCCCTCTCCAATTCTTCCCAGGCAACGCAACACGATATGGTGAGAACTTCAAGTTTagttcaaaatattttctgtctATGCCATAAAACCAGTCTTGCATTTGTTTTTTATTCCGACTATGCGGAGATTATATATGAACAATAAGTTTCCATTCTGCATGTACATCATTGTCAATATTTTGTCAAAGTTGAACttgaaatgttacatttgtacctgTCAATCCAATCATGTTTAGCATCCTCTCTTGAACCAGGTATGTGGAACTACCAGGAGGCCTGGCCAGCCCATTGGTGCCGGCCTCCTCTGGTGCAGCACCTGTCAGACCTGCACCCAGGAGGAAGGAACCCACTGGACCTGCACCATCAAGGCCAAGGTCATCTGTGGAACCTCAGGGAGGTCAAAGGCCATCAGTACCTCAGAGGCCCCACAGCATGGCAGTGCCTGCAAGAAAGGGGGCTGACCTGATCGACCTTGGGCAGAGCTTTGATGGGCAGGATGCTGAGGATGGGTTAGAGGTAAAGGTCACAAAGTCTACCTTGTTGTCACCACacctccatgtacatgtatactgctaATTAGATTGACGTAGTTACAGACTGAGACTAGTAGGTAGGTTGTCACTTTGGTTGTATGATTTTTGTTTGAGTTTGTAATTTTACTTTTGAgtttctgttgtgtttttttacttttcccTTGTACTGTTGACAAGGTTGATGAAGGAATGATACAGAGCCTCCAGGAAAGGATAGCTCAGGTCGAGGCTGACCTTTTGGCCTACGAGGGCCAGAAACAGGAACTAGAGGTTCAGCTGGCCTCAGCAGAGGGGCCAGAGGTCGAACAGGCTCAGGAAAACATGGAGTTCTGCGATTCAAACATTGAGGTACAGAACGAGGTGACATTAAGGAGGAGCTGCCTGTTTCTACTGATCCTTCTCAGTCTTACTGACTGTCCTCTGCATGCAAACACTGTACTGACATGCATGGAAAATTACAAGAATGATGAAGACTTTGATGCTTAATCACTCTCTGGTTCAACTCCCTCAAGGATGAGCTCATGATTCTTTTTACTCTTCATAACTGTCAGAAtttgtctttgatttttgattttcaataaagTCTGACTAGTTGTAGTAAGTAGTGTAGCAGCATGCCAAAAATGTAACTGATTAGCTAGCTAGTGTTAATTTCTTTTTGTGCTAGAGTACTTAATTACAGCACATGTTAAACCTTTTTCTGCCTTCAATCAAAGAGGCCAATCATCATTACCCCTTTTGTTCTATTGGGTGCACAGGTACTAAGGTTGGGCTGTTTGAGAAGCCATTTAACAGCGTCAGGGGAGGCTGTCAtaaaaaatttgaaaagcaAAACATGGTGTGGGTGTAGGTCTTTAGGACAGTATGATTTTTTCCCTGATGTAGCTGCAGTTTGTGTGTTATGAGGCTAGGCAGTAGGGAAGAGATTAATAAACGGGATGTTGGTCTAAAACATCAAAGTGGGAGAAAAGTAAAACAATATCGATTGCCCAACTCCATGATTTTTTATTACAGGAGATCCATTCCCTGTAACATATCATTTCCATTATGCAGCTTCTTCACTGCAACATCCTTTAAACAAGTACATTGCAGACTTGTAAGCATGTGTGTATCTGCAGGGCCTGACAGCTGAGTTGAATGAGTTGAGAGACAACCTGAGGTTCATCGCCCCGCCTCCCAGGGAACAGACGGAGGCTGGGGTTTCACTGGAGGAGATCAGGAGGAAGAAAGCAGAGAAGAGGGACAGGGTAAATTCCATAGGATGTAGAATGTCACAAGTTACTGTCCAAAATAGATGAGTGGTCTTCCTGTTGTTGCATTGTTTTAGATGTAAAATGGAGAATGCACTATAAGATCTGAAGTTTTAAACAAAAGtcttaccagtaatatttgttGTAATCTTGAACCTTGTTGAAGAAGATAAGAGGCTAATCCTTTGTTCTCTCTCTCAAGAAAACAAGGTGATTCATCTCAAAATGTAGACATGTAGATTCAGTCAACACTAAAGAACGCTTTTTCACTCATCCTTTTGTTCCAGGTTGTCCAGGAGATCATCCAGACCGAGCGGGACTATGTGAGAGACCTGCACGTTATCACCCAGGGCATGCTGGTCCCCCTGCGCGAGGAGAAATTCCAGTCGGCAGAACTGAACGTCCTGTTTGGTAACATCGAGGGTGTCCAACAGCTGGCCCAGCAGTTTCTCCCCGCCCTGGAGCAGAGCGTGGAGGGGGTCGATCCCGAGGAGCAGACACTCGGCGAGACCTTCCTCGGGTTCTCCCAGGACCTGGAGGAGACGTACAAGCTGTACTGTCGTAACCATGACGATGCCCTCGCTCTCTTGGAGAAGTACGAGGAGATCGAGGAAATCCAGGAGTCTATCACCAGGTGCCTTGGTGAGTCTGGACTGGGTCTTGTT contains these protein-coding regions:
- the LOC136430886 gene encoding dynamin-binding protein-like isoform X3, translated to MEPGSYVRVLFDFETYEPGELSLRTGDVVRVVRQVNQDWLKGELDNMSGNFPSNFVEQVPVPAVRPGQRLAVGVEDFPAQQDGDLDIRKGEIILITEDIDGNWYRGESGNKTGIFPSLFCKDLPAPRSQDSAIPAEKAEGVLGQAEVLQDLQAQLDEELTLYQGDIVNITRVVDQDWYEGELAGRSGIFPSAFVKLLAQLKGQTQSIVDNLPSDDSDSESEDEDEMPCARAIFPFQGKDSTELTFKEGDKITLLNRYDEDWIEGELDGDIGIFPATFVEIIIDLPRFDDDGNEITQDALQAGHAGTSHGTLQTGDMKSQKETVRMSEGGQPSVHDPYAGQTARALFRFDAAERTDLPLEEGETVTIISKVDADWFEAKKPTGESGLVPVGYLEVVKPARETGGKDVNDISQQDTNSGKYARALFEFETSVEADIRLVPDKLYRIIRVVDKDWMEVQDEAGQVGVCPASYLQIMDGSDQQDPRLSATVETQPEMARTVEQSKPAIEESRSQLDKPNKPGVKPKPEVKPKPPVASGKPTVTAEKPSGVKVLDQKPMRATAAASHGPFAAVQASLGPSRMSLDSDTSGYSSGYSQEDLTGQRQSATLPAAQYTSQPQEQHPAPAPAIPFRKAPPRPQQVPQPQRKVPPPRPAQPKRPPPPSHARNVQRPPSPILPRQRNTIWYVELPGGLASPLVPASSGAAPVRPAPRRKEPTGPAPSRPRSSVEPQGGQRPSVPQRPHSMAVPARKGADLIDLGQSFDGQDAEDGLEGLTAELNELRDNLRFIAPPPREQTEAGVSLEEIRRKKAEKRDRVVQEIIQTERDYVRDLHVITQGMLVPLREEKFQSAELNVLFGNIEGVQQLAQQFLPALEQSVEGVDPEEQTLGETFLGFSQDLEETYKLYCRNHDDALALLEKYEEIEEIQESITRCLGAMPGTAVSMRNNNATSEGQALDSATLDKVTLKEKWRMAVIDLSSLLIKPVQRVLKYPLLLNELLSTTEDDHQDKANILAAVNRMTDVATAINEDKRRKDLVMKYRKVDDDVTLSQKISKLSFHSIRKKGSRFTGRLIHMMGQSELTMDERFNEADRKFHNMEKTIKVFIRNVSENHRQMQEGLQAQLLVAEDITDFYADKANRQDIENYRTAYRTLNSTHLPKYKSFVEERVVSPLTALVLMYPAPNKLIQKRYDKMLDYDNKRKNSEKAKGSDKSRAAQEDLKIAKNTYEALNAQLLDELPKLHTMSTALLQDCVKNFVIAHRNIQDAARKELYALLQLPALLSEGDDILETFQARHTQVVEQLSAVSFAGQGLGSKRPDKGDRKQSRKSVVEPAQDQSGGPQTDTQKAQLQARYPGSLYKATKQHTPAQPMDLSVAEGDLIGVIKQQDPMGGQDRWFVDNGEQKGLVPSSCLTPVAEAPPSSSATAAPDVDLLGPEPSETPPSYDPSAGDYESAGVDTEQTTYQYYAEYGFSARAETELTIHEGQVVTVLQPYDLQGNPEWWLVQHEGGQGYVPANYLNRREV
- the LOC136430886 gene encoding dynamin-binding protein-like isoform X1 — protein: MEPGSYVRVLFDFETYEPGELSLRTGDVVRVVRQVNQDWLKGELDNMSGNFPSNFVEQVPVPAVRPGQRLAVGVEDFPAQQDGDLDIRKGEIILITEDIDGNWYRGESGNKTGIFPSLFCKDLPAPRSQDSAIPAEKAEGVLGQAEVLQDLQAQLDEELTLYQGDIVNITRVVDQDWYEGELAGRSGIFPSAFVKLLAQLKGQTQSIVDNLPSDDSDSESEDEDEMPCARAIFPFQGKDSTELTFKEGDKITLLNRYDEDWIEGELDGDIGIFPATFVEIIIDLPRFDDDGNEITQDALQAGHAGTSHGTLQTGDMKSQKETVRMSEGGQPSVHDPYAGQTARALFRFDAAERTDLPLEEGETVTIISKVDADWFEAKKPTGESGLVPVGYLEVVKPARETGGKDVNDISQQDTNSGKYARALFEFETSVEADIRLVPDKLYRIIRVVDKDWMEVQDEAGQVGVCPASYLQIMDGSDQQDPRLSATVETQPEMARTVEQSKPAIEESRSQLDKPNKPGVKPKPEVKPKPPVASGKPTVTAEKPSGVKVLDQKPMRATAAASHGPFAAVQASLGPSRMSLDSDTSGYSSGYSQEDLTGQRQSATLPAAQYTSQPQEQHPAPAPAIPFRKAPPRPQQVPQPQRKVPPPRPAQPKRPPPPSHARNVQRPPSPILPRQRNTIWYVELPGGLASPLVPASSGAAPVRPAPRRKEPTGPAPSRPRSSVEPQGGQRPSVPQRPHSMAVPARKGADLIDLGQSFDGQDAEDGLEVDEGMIQSLQERIAQVEADLLAYEGQKQELEVQLASAEGPEVEQAQENMEFCDSNIEGLTAELNELRDNLRFIAPPPREQTEAGVSLEEIRRKKAEKRDRVVQEIIQTERDYVRDLHVITQGMLVPLREEKFQSAELNVLFGNIEGVQQLAQQFLPALEQSVEGVDPEEQTLGETFLGFSQDLEETYKLYCRNHDDALALLEKYEEIEEIQESITRCLGAMPGTAVSMRNNNATSEGQALDSATLDKVTLKEKWRMAVIDLSSLLIKPVQRVLKYPLLLNELLSTTEDDHQDKANILAAVNRMTDVATAINEDKRRKDLVMKYRKVDDDVTLSQKISKLSFHSIRKKGSRFTGRLIHMMGQSELTMDERFNEADRKFHNMEKTIKVFIRNVSENHRQMQEGLQAQLLVAEDITDFYADKANRQDIENYRTAYRTLNSTHLPKYKSFVEERVVSPLTALVLMYPAPNKLIQKRYDKMLDYDNKRKNSEKAKGSDKSRAAQEDLKIAKNTYEALNAQLLDELPKLHTMSTALLQDCVKNFVIAHRNIQDAARKELYALLQLPALLSEGDDILETFQARHTQVVEQLSAVSFAGQGLGSKRPDKGDRKQSRKSVVEPAQDQSGGPQTDTQKAQLQARYPGSLYKATKQHTPAQPMDLSVAEGDLIGVIKQQDPMGGQDRWFVDNGEQKGLVPSSCLTPVAEAPPSSSATAAPDVDLLGPEPSETPPSYDPSAGDYESAGVDTEQTTYQYYAEYGFSARAETELTIHEGQVVTVLQPYDLQGNPEWWLVQHEGGQGYVPANYLNRREV
- the LOC136430886 gene encoding dynamin-binding protein-like isoform X2, with amino-acid sequence MEPGSYVRVLFDFETYEPGELSLRTGDVVRVVRQVNQDWLKGELDNMSGNFPSNFVEQVPVPAVRPGQRLAVGVEDFPAQQDGDLDIRKGEIILITEDIDGNWYRGESGNKTGIFPSLFCKDLPAPRSQDSAIPAEKAEGVLGQAEVLQDLQAQLDEELTLYQGDIVNITRVVDQDWYEGELAGRSGIFPSAFVKLLAQLKGQTQSIVDNLPSDDSDSESEDEDEMPCARAIFPFQGKDSTELTFKEGDKITLLNRYDEDWIEGELDGDIGIFPATFVEIIIDLPRFDDDGNEITQDALQAGHAGTSHGTLQTGDMKSQKETVRMSEGGQPSVHDPYAGQTARALFRFDAAERTDLPLEEGETVTIISKVDADWFEAKKPTGESGLVPVGYLEVVKPARETGGKDVNDISQQDTNSGKYARALFEFETSVEADIRLVPDKLYRIIRVVDKDWMEVQDEAGQVGVCPASYLQIMDGSDQQDPRLSATVETQPEMARTVEQSKPAIEESRSQLDKPNKPGVKPKPEVKPKPPVASGKPTVTAEKPSGVKVLDQKPMRATAAASHGPFAAVQASLGPSRMSLDSDTSGYSSGYSQEDLTGQRQSATLPAAQYTSQPQEQHPAPAPAIPFRKAPPRPQQVPQPQRKVPPPRPAQPKRPPPPSHARNVQRPPSPILPRQRNTIWYVELPGGLASPLVPASSGAAPVRPAPRRKEPTGPAPSRPRSSVEPQGGQRPSVPQRPHSMAVPARKGADLIDLGQSFDGQDAEDGLEVDEGMIQSLQERIAQVEADLLAYEGQKQELEVQLASAEGPEVEQAQENMEFCDSNIEGLTAELNELRDNLRFIAPPPREQTEAGVSLEEIRRKKAEKRDRVVQEIIQTERDYVRDLHVITQGMLVPLREEKFQSAELNVLFGNIEGVQQLAQQFLPALEQSVEGVDPEEQTLGETFLGFSQDLEETYKLYCRNHDDALALLEKYEEIEEIQESITRCLVTLKEKWRMAVIDLSSLLIKPVQRVLKYPLLLNELLSTTEDDHQDKANILAAVNRMTDVATAINEDKRRKDLVMKYRKVDDDVTLSQKISKLSFHSIRKKGSRFTGRLIHMMGQSELTMDERFNEADRKFHNMEKTIKVFIRNVSENHRQMQEGLQAQLLVAEDITDFYADKANRQDIENYRTAYRTLNSTHLPKYKSFVEERVVSPLTALVLMYPAPNKLIQKRYDKMLDYDNKRKNSEKAKGSDKSRAAQEDLKIAKNTYEALNAQLLDELPKLHTMSTALLQDCVKNFVIAHRNIQDAARKELYALLQLPALLSEGDDILETFQARHTQVVEQLSAVSFAGQGLGSKRPDKGDRKQSRKSVVEPAQDQSGGPQTDTQKAQLQARYPGSLYKATKQHTPAQPMDLSVAEGDLIGVIKQQDPMGGQDRWFVDNGEQKGLVPSSCLTPVAEAPPSSSATAAPDVDLLGPEPSETPPSYDPSAGDYESAGVDTEQTTYQYYAEYGFSARAETELTIHEGQVVTVLQPYDLQGNPEWWLVQHEGGQGYVPANYLNRREV